The following are encoded together in the Myxococcus virescens genome:
- a CDS encoding NAD(P)/FAD-dependent oxidoreductase — protein sequence MKRYDVAVVGGGPAGLAVAITTTLRGLNTVVLERGTAPVDKACGEGLLPPGMAVLERLGVLPLLDDQGSHPFVGIRYVQEDGSTAEGLFPGKGALGVRRVALATALVSRARTVGVELRERTQVLSHQRDGNGVVLQTAEGPVEAAMLVAADGLASPLRRAEGLEVEPTGPRRFGLRRHFQVAPWTPYVEIHFAHGVEAYVTPTGARRVGLAFLWEDGMAEGRVSFETLLARFPKLSERLAGSESDSQPRGAGPLARVSRTRIADRFALVGDAAGYVDAITGEGLSLAFVCAESLGNLLPEALVQGATREALMPYEQCFQRVFRKYSRSTGALLMLARRPWLRRPVVRLLGKTPWLFERILHAVVT from the coding sequence GTGAAGCGGTATGACGTCGCCGTGGTGGGCGGAGGACCCGCGGGGCTGGCGGTGGCCATCACCACCACGCTGCGTGGGCTGAACACCGTGGTGCTGGAGCGCGGCACCGCGCCGGTGGACAAGGCCTGTGGCGAAGGGCTGCTGCCTCCCGGCATGGCGGTGCTGGAGCGGTTGGGCGTCCTGCCTCTGCTGGATGACCAGGGCAGCCATCCCTTCGTGGGCATCCGCTACGTCCAGGAAGATGGCAGCACGGCGGAGGGCCTGTTCCCAGGCAAGGGCGCGCTGGGCGTGCGGCGCGTGGCGCTGGCCACGGCGCTGGTGTCGCGAGCGCGCACGGTGGGCGTGGAGTTGCGCGAGCGCACGCAGGTGCTGTCCCACCAGCGGGATGGCAATGGCGTGGTGCTGCAGACGGCCGAAGGCCCGGTGGAGGCCGCCATGCTGGTGGCCGCGGACGGGCTGGCTTCACCGCTGCGCCGCGCGGAAGGTCTGGAGGTGGAGCCGACGGGACCGCGCCGTTTCGGCCTGCGACGACACTTCCAGGTCGCGCCGTGGACGCCCTATGTGGAGATCCACTTCGCGCATGGCGTGGAGGCCTACGTGACGCCCACGGGCGCGCGGCGCGTGGGCCTGGCCTTCCTCTGGGAGGACGGCATGGCGGAAGGGCGGGTGAGCTTCGAGACGCTGCTGGCCCGCTTCCCCAAACTATCGGAGCGGCTCGCGGGCTCGGAGTCGGACTCCCAGCCCCGCGGCGCGGGACCGCTGGCTCGGGTGTCCCGAACGCGCATCGCCGACCGCTTCGCGCTGGTGGGAGACGCGGCGGGCTACGTGGACGCCATCACCGGAGAGGGCCTGTCGTTGGCCTTCGTGTGCGCGGAGTCGCTGGGGAACCTGCTACCGGAGGCGCTCGTCCAGGGCGCCACGCGCGAAGCGCTGATGCCCTACGAGCAGTGTTTCCAGCGGGTCTTCCGCAAGTACTCCCGGTCGACAGGCGCGCTGCTCATGCTGGCGCGACGGCCCTGGCTTCGCCGTCCCGTGGTGCGGCTGCTGGGGAAGACGCCCTGGCTGTTCGAGCGCATCCTGCACGCCGTCGTGACGTGA
- a CDS encoding MBL fold metallo-hydrolase — translation MTKLLSLVLLLLSAPWLGGCLFAGPRHQGPVTEHFDGEHFQNLEPIKRLSPDEVFKALRKGPRGPWRDYEEFAPGKPPPERVGPGQLRVTFINHATVLVQADGLNMLTDPIYSDRPSPVSFIGPKRVRPPGIRFEDLPPIDVVVVSHNHYDHMDLPTLRRLEEAHHPRFIVGLGNKALLDGEGFRHVVELDWWKSTEVAPGRTVTAVPAQHRSNRGLTDSAATLWAGYVLATSGGPVFFAGDTGFGPHFAMMAERFGPMRLSVLPIGAYRPTAFRPVHMGPVEALQAHKVLRSATSVAMHYGTFALALDGQDEAKYHLLWLLAREPVRPRFWALGFGEGRDVPALD, via the coding sequence ATGACGAAACTCCTGTCGCTGGTGCTGCTGCTGCTGTCGGCACCGTGGCTTGGGGGCTGCCTCTTCGCGGGCCCCCGTCACCAGGGCCCGGTGACGGAGCACTTCGACGGTGAGCACTTCCAGAACCTGGAGCCCATCAAGCGCCTGAGTCCGGACGAGGTCTTCAAGGCGCTGCGCAAGGGGCCTCGCGGCCCGTGGCGGGACTACGAGGAGTTCGCTCCAGGCAAGCCGCCTCCGGAGCGCGTGGGGCCGGGACAGCTCCGGGTGACGTTCATCAACCACGCCACCGTGCTCGTCCAGGCGGACGGGCTCAACATGCTGACGGACCCCATCTATTCGGACCGTCCGAGCCCGGTGTCCTTCATCGGTCCCAAGCGCGTGCGGCCTCCGGGCATCCGTTTCGAGGACCTGCCGCCCATCGACGTGGTGGTGGTGAGTCACAACCACTACGACCACATGGACTTGCCGACGCTGCGGCGCCTGGAGGAGGCGCACCATCCGCGCTTCATCGTGGGTCTGGGCAACAAGGCGCTGCTGGACGGCGAGGGCTTCCGGCACGTGGTGGAGCTGGACTGGTGGAAGTCCACGGAGGTGGCGCCGGGCCGCACGGTGACGGCGGTGCCGGCGCAGCACCGTTCCAACCGCGGGCTCACCGACAGCGCGGCGACGCTCTGGGCGGGCTACGTCCTCGCCACGTCCGGCGGGCCGGTGTTCTTCGCCGGCGACACGGGCTTCGGTCCCCACTTCGCGATGATGGCCGAGCGCTTCGGTCCCATGCGGCTGTCGGTGCTGCCCATTGGTGCCTACCGGCCCACTGCCTTCCGTCCGGTCCACATGGGGCCGGTGGAAGCCCTCCAGGCGCACAAGGTGCTGCGCTCGGCCACGTCGGTGGCCATGCACTACGGCACCTTCGCGCTCGCGCTGGATGGGCAGGACGAGGCGAAGTACCACCTGCTGTGGCTGCTGGCGCGCGAGCCCGTCCGGCCGCGCTTCTGGGCCCTGGGCTTCGGCGAGGGCCGCGACGTGCCCGCGCTGGACTGA